In Thermococcus stetteri, the following proteins share a genomic window:
- a CDS encoding NCS2 family permease, with protein MGWFEKYFEFEKYGTDMRTEVLAGVTTFLTMAYILFVNPAILSDAIGKEAFNSLVAVTALAAGFTTILMGLYAKKPFALAPGMGLNAYFAYTVAPKYGWKVALAAVFVEGLIFIVLSVTKVRSAIIHAIPRGQKYAIGAGIGLFLTLIGLNDVGLLTAKVTAPEGSEFVINGQVNLIGKLAFTGLNAQVLTTKAGLLFIFGLLLTGILLALRIKGALLISILTTSFLGWITGAAPWPKSLFSMPDISYTFMKMDLHGLLNAGALGAVFAFFMVDFFDTLGTVTGLSAKAGFLTKEGKVPDAEKVLLTDAIGTTFGAVLGTSTVTTYIESAAGIEEGGRTGMTALVTGLLFLAIGLFIAPLAGAIPAFATAPALVIVGYYMLTALKEVDFSDPTEALPAFLVLVTIPYTYSIADGIGVGFISYTVLKAFSGRWKEVHPLMYVLALVFVAYFAYLGGVF; from the coding sequence ATGGGATGGTTTGAGAAGTACTTCGAGTTCGAAAAGTATGGAACCGATATGAGGACAGAGGTCTTGGCTGGAGTCACCACCTTCCTCACGATGGCGTACATACTCTTTGTGAACCCAGCGATACTCAGCGACGCCATTGGAAAGGAGGCCTTCAACTCCCTCGTCGCCGTTACAGCCCTCGCCGCGGGCTTCACGACTATCCTCATGGGCCTCTACGCCAAGAAGCCCTTCGCTCTCGCCCCCGGAATGGGTCTCAATGCTTACTTCGCCTACACTGTAGCTCCAAAGTACGGCTGGAAGGTGGCTCTCGCGGCGGTCTTCGTCGAGGGCCTTATCTTCATAGTCCTCAGCGTCACCAAGGTCAGGAGCGCCATAATCCACGCAATTCCGAGGGGCCAGAAGTACGCGATAGGTGCTGGAATCGGACTTTTCCTGACCCTCATAGGCCTGAACGACGTAGGTCTTCTCACTGCTAAAGTCACGGCTCCTGAGGGGAGCGAGTTCGTTATAAACGGCCAGGTCAACCTCATAGGAAAGCTCGCCTTCACTGGCCTTAACGCTCAGGTTCTGACGACCAAGGCAGGCCTGCTATTCATCTTTGGACTCCTCCTCACTGGAATCCTCCTCGCCCTCCGCATCAAGGGTGCACTTCTCATCTCGATACTCACCACCAGCTTCCTCGGCTGGATAACCGGAGCCGCTCCCTGGCCGAAGAGCCTCTTCTCAATGCCAGACATAAGCTACACCTTCATGAAGATGGACCTCCACGGACTCCTCAATGCCGGAGCCCTGGGTGCCGTCTTCGCCTTCTTCATGGTTGACTTCTTCGACACCCTTGGAACCGTAACTGGACTGAGCGCAAAGGCCGGCTTCCTGACCAAGGAAGGAAAGGTACCAGATGCAGAGAAGGTTCTCCTGACCGACGCAATAGGAACTACCTTCGGTGCTGTCCTTGGAACTTCAACCGTAACCACTTACATCGAGAGCGCCGCGGGAATAGAGGAGGGCGGAAGGACTGGAATGACGGCCCTCGTTACCGGCCTTCTGTTCCTCGCGATAGGCCTCTTCATAGCGCCGCTTGCCGGGGCAATCCCAGCCTTCGCAACCGCTCCAGCTCTCGTCATAGTCGGCTACTACATGCTCACAGCCCTCAAGGAAGTTGACTTCAGCGACCCAACTGAGGCGCTCCCAGCCTTCCTCGTCCTCGTCACGATACCCTACACCTACTCAATAGCGGACGGAATAGGCGTCGGATTCATCAGCTACACGGTGCTTAAGGCCTTCAGCGGACGCTGGAAAGAAGTCCACCCGCTGATGTACGTCCTGGCCCTGGTCTTCGTCGCGTACTTCGCGTACCTCGGCGGTGTGTTTTAA
- a CDS encoding ribbon-helix-helix domain-containing protein: protein MGKIKTSVYIDEELWREFKELAQRENSEVSKLLEEALMNYLINEVLKDIDDSKIPLWFEPLDVPKEDSGKLVREMRDEREKSLLGQ from the coding sequence ATGGGTAAGATCAAAACGAGCGTGTACATAGACGAGGAGCTGTGGAGGGAGTTTAAGGAGCTCGCCCAGAGGGAGAACAGCGAGGTGAGCAAGTTGCTTGAGGAAGCCCTTATGAACTACCTCATAAACGAGGTGCTCAAGGACATAGATGACTCGAAAATCCCCCTGTGGTTCGAGCCTCTGGACGTTCCAAAAGAGGACAGCGGAAAGCTCGTGAGGGAGATGAGGGATGAAAGGGAGAAGAGTCTACTTGGACAGTAG
- the panB gene encoding 3-methyl-2-oxobutanoate hydroxymethyltransferase: MREITPRKIIEMKGKEKITMVTAYDYPSALLADRAGIDIVFVGDSLGMVVYGELNTLNVSMEQMVFHTRAVAKAVKRALVLADMPFGSYEVSVEEGVKNAVRLIQAGADAVKIEGGYDHRKLVRKLVRMGIPVMGHTGLTPQRYLRLGGYRLIGETEEEIEEILRDAKALEKAGAFAVVLEFTLADVAKLVTEEISIPTIGIGSGPWVDGQVLVWHDLLGIYENVPPFVKKYADLASIIQLALENYREEVKEGRFPAKEHYWEFLDKDDFERKKARALETLEESGEY, from the coding sequence ATGAGGGAGATAACGCCGAGGAAGATAATCGAGATGAAGGGGAAAGAAAAAATAACGATGGTAACCGCTTACGATTACCCATCAGCTCTTCTCGCCGACAGGGCTGGCATCGACATAGTTTTTGTCGGGGACTCGTTGGGGATGGTCGTCTACGGTGAACTAAACACCCTCAACGTCAGCATGGAGCAGATGGTATTCCACACGAGGGCAGTTGCAAAAGCAGTTAAGAGGGCGCTCGTTCTGGCTGACATGCCCTTCGGGAGCTACGAGGTCAGCGTTGAGGAAGGCGTTAAGAACGCGGTGAGGCTCATTCAGGCTGGAGCCGATGCGGTGAAGATTGAAGGCGGCTACGACCACAGAAAGCTCGTCAGGAAGCTTGTGAGGATGGGCATTCCGGTTATGGGGCACACTGGGCTTACTCCACAGCGCTACCTCCGTCTCGGCGGTTACCGGCTGATAGGCGAGACCGAGGAAGAGATCGAGGAGATCCTGCGCGATGCCAAGGCCCTCGAAAAGGCGGGCGCTTTTGCAGTCGTCCTCGAGTTCACGCTGGCGGATGTTGCAAAGCTCGTCACTGAGGAGATTTCGATCCCCACAATCGGCATAGGCTCCGGCCCATGGGTCGATGGACAGGTCTTGGTTTGGCACGATCTCCTGGGTATCTACGAGAACGTCCCGCCCTTTGTAAAGAAGTACGCCGACTTGGCAAGCATAATTCAGCTCGCCCTCGAGAACTACCGCGAGGAAGTCAAAGAGGGAAGATTCCCGGCTAAAGAGCACTACTGGGAGTTCCTCGACAAGGACGACTTCGAGAGGAAGAAAGCAAGAGCTTTAGAGACACTTGAGGAGTCCGGGGAATATTAG
- a CDS encoding ABC transporter ATP-binding protein, which yields MVRVRLEEIRKSFEGFTLEIPELEVKSGELMTLLGPSGCGKTTTLRIIAGLEKPDSGRVFFDGTDVTNLEPGKRNIGIVFQDYALFPHMKVFENVAFGLEMRKLPREEIKRKVEWALELVGLGGFENRYPEQLSGGQQQRVALARALVIEPQVLLLDEPLSNLDAKIRERLRGEIRRIQKELGITTVYVTHDQEEAMAVSDRIAVMNSGRIEQIGTPLELYYHPKTEFVAKFLGLSNILELEAENGIARLGTLEFKTGRDGKVRVFFRPENVLVKPGRGGKIVDYDLLPGRIRLRLEIDGETITAERFLNELPFSLENLPSEVAVEVLSYSVLE from the coding sequence ATGGTGAGGGTAAGGCTTGAGGAGATAAGAAAGTCATTCGAGGGCTTTACACTCGAGATTCCAGAGCTTGAAGTGAAGAGCGGGGAGTTAATGACACTCCTTGGGCCGAGCGGCTGTGGGAAGACGACAACCTTGAGAATCATAGCAGGACTTGAAAAACCCGACTCCGGGAGGGTGTTTTTTGACGGGACAGATGTTACGAACCTTGAACCAGGAAAGAGGAACATTGGGATAGTCTTCCAGGACTACGCTCTGTTCCCGCACATGAAAGTTTTTGAAAACGTCGCCTTCGGCCTTGAGATGAGGAAGCTTCCCAGGGAAGAGATAAAGAGAAAGGTCGAGTGGGCGCTTGAGCTAGTTGGTCTTGGGGGTTTTGAAAACCGCTACCCAGAACAGCTCTCCGGCGGTCAGCAGCAGAGGGTAGCCCTCGCCAGGGCCTTGGTCATAGAGCCCCAAGTTCTCCTCCTCGACGAGCCGCTCAGCAACCTCGACGCCAAGATACGCGAGCGCCTGAGGGGGGAGATAAGGAGAATCCAGAAGGAGCTTGGGATAACGACTGTCTATGTTACCCACGATCAGGAAGAGGCCATGGCTGTGAGCGACAGGATAGCCGTGATGAACTCCGGAAGGATAGAGCAGATAGGAACGCCGCTTGAGCTCTACTACCATCCGAAAACGGAGTTCGTCGCCAAGTTCTTGGGTTTGAGCAACATACTGGAGCTTGAAGCTGAGAACGGAATCGCCCGCCTTGGTACTCTGGAGTTCAAAACGGGAAGAGACGGAAAAGTTAGGGTCTTTTTCAGGCCCGAAAACGTCCTCGTGAAGCCCGGGAGGGGGGGCAAAATTGTAGACTACGACCTTCTGCCGGGTAGGATACGCCTGAGGCTGGAGATAGATGGCGAGACCATAACGGCGGAGCGCTTCCTCAACGAACTGCCCTTCAGCCTGGAGAACCTCCCAAGTGAGGTGGCCGTCGAAGTCCTCTCGTATTCTGTCCTCGAATGA
- a CDS encoding DmpA family aminopeptidase produces the protein MKAPDLGIRIGLHEPGKRNSIADLGVKVGHKTLIEGNNVRTGVTVVLPPVKNPFRERLFASTFVMNGFSKPIGFVQVDELGYIETPIALTNTLSVYTVASAVVRHMIDLNPDLKSVSPVVMECNDSYLNDIRKMVVREEHYFEAVKDASLDFEEGSVGAGTGMSAFEFKGGIGSSSRVVEIGGEDYTVASLVLANFGRREDLTIAGVPVGELLKDYPGRGTLGKGSISMVVATDAPLTARQLRRLAKRAAVGLARTGGYAYHGSGDVVLALSTAQTVPIGKEPELVSFLPDSALSPLFRAAAEAVEEAIINALLEAKTVEGNGRVRYALPVAKVVEILEKYWRIERG, from the coding sequence ATGAAAGCCCCCGACCTGGGAATAAGGATAGGTCTTCACGAACCCGGAAAGAGGAACTCAATAGCCGACCTCGGAGTTAAAGTAGGTCACAAAACTCTCATCGAGGGCAATAACGTAAGGACTGGCGTTACCGTAGTACTGCCTCCGGTAAAGAACCCCTTCAGGGAGAGGCTCTTCGCTTCCACCTTCGTTATGAACGGCTTCTCCAAGCCGATAGGCTTCGTTCAGGTTGACGAGCTCGGCTACATCGAGACGCCAATAGCCCTGACCAACACTCTCAGCGTCTACACCGTCGCAAGCGCGGTGGTTAGGCACATGATCGACCTCAACCCAGATCTGAAGAGCGTCTCGCCCGTCGTTATGGAGTGCAACGACTCCTACCTAAACGACATCAGGAAGATGGTGGTTAGGGAGGAGCACTACTTCGAGGCGGTCAAGGATGCCTCACTCGACTTTGAGGAAGGCTCCGTCGGAGCGGGAACGGGAATGAGCGCCTTCGAGTTTAAGGGGGGTATAGGCTCTTCCTCAAGGGTAGTCGAGATTGGAGGAGAGGATTACACGGTTGCTTCACTTGTTCTTGCCAACTTCGGGCGGAGAGAAGACCTAACGATAGCAGGAGTTCCCGTCGGTGAGCTTCTAAAAGACTATCCCGGTAGGGGAACTTTAGGAAAGGGCAGCATCTCGATGGTTGTTGCCACGGACGCACCTCTGACCGCGAGGCAGTTGAGGAGGCTCGCCAAGAGGGCCGCTGTGGGACTCGCGAGAACGGGCGGCTACGCCTACCACGGGAGTGGAGACGTTGTTTTGGCCCTCTCCACGGCACAGACCGTGCCGATTGGAAAGGAGCCGGAGCTGGTGAGCTTCCTGCCGGACAGCGCCCTCTCTCCACTCTTCCGTGCGGCCGCTGAGGCAGTGGAGGAGGCGATAATAAACGCCCTCCTGGAAGCGAAAACCGTGGAGGGAAACGGCCGCGTGAGGTACGCACTCCCTGTTGCGAAGGTAGTTGAAATCCTGGAGAAATATTGGAGGATAGAGCGCGGTTAG
- a CDS encoding deoxyribonuclease IV has protein sequence MFKVDRLRFGTAGIPLSTPKRSTIDGIIHVRNLGLDAMELEFVRGVNLSPELAKKVKYVAKKNDVLLTAHAPYYINLNAKEKEKVEASKRRIIQSAERLYQAGGWSVVFHAGYYLKQPPESVYQRILEALKDVQRELMDKGIKVWIRPELTGKPTQFGDLKEIVKLSEELEMVLPTIDFAHAHARNKGKCNSAEEWHEMLSFMEDRLGREALDNMHIHISGINYTDKGEKNHLNLQESDMNWEDLLRVLKEFKVKGVVISESPNIEEDALLMKKKYKEIKV, from the coding sequence ATGTTCAAGGTGGACAGACTGCGCTTTGGAACGGCAGGGATACCATTGTCAACGCCAAAACGCTCAACGATAGACGGCATCATCCACGTCAGGAACCTTGGATTGGACGCTATGGAGCTCGAGTTTGTCCGGGGGGTGAACCTCTCACCGGAGCTGGCAAAGAAGGTCAAGTACGTGGCAAAGAAGAACGACGTCCTTCTAACCGCTCACGCGCCCTACTACATAAACCTCAACGCAAAGGAGAAGGAGAAAGTTGAAGCGAGTAAGAGGCGGATTATCCAGAGCGCCGAGAGGCTTTACCAAGCTGGGGGCTGGAGCGTCGTCTTCCACGCGGGTTATTACCTCAAACAGCCTCCCGAGAGTGTCTACCAAAGAATCCTTGAGGCACTCAAGGACGTCCAGAGGGAGCTGATGGACAAGGGGATAAAGGTCTGGATAAGGCCCGAACTTACCGGAAAGCCGACCCAGTTTGGCGACCTGAAGGAGATAGTGAAGCTCAGCGAGGAGCTTGAGATGGTCCTCCCAACGATAGACTTCGCCCACGCCCACGCGAGGAACAAAGGGAAATGCAACAGCGCTGAAGAGTGGCACGAGATGCTGTCCTTCATGGAGGACAGACTCGGCAGAGAGGCTTTGGACAACATGCACATCCATATCAGCGGGATAAACTACACGGACAAGGGCGAAAAGAACCACCTCAATCTCCAAGAGAGCGACATGAACTGGGAAGACCTGCTCAGGGTTCTGAAAGAGTTCAAGGTCAAGGGTGTCGTCATAAGCGAAAGCCCGAACATCGAGGAAGATGCCCTCCTTATGAAGAAGAAGTACAAGGAGATAAAGGTCTAA
- a CDS encoding methyl-accepting chemotaxis protein, with the protein MESERYSMEIDGTFYALSMLSNSYAKSIAKEYSVDLYIPGYTESPTFWNYVEKVLKDLKNSDDRILNVYYADYRGRLEIIPPAKLPEGFNATKTSWYRRAVNEGPFWMVPYKDTITNRTVVSYIVPVKYGGEVKGVFGVDIDVSSIESGILNAKLGKSGYSFVVSSNGTVIMHPNKSLVGKLNIFEDPSYSALSKALRGGNKGVFEATLDGRDMLVAFSKSNVSGWIIVSVVPKEEMMASLLNALEKARGEASKSLLLGLLMSLAVGILLAIFSIKYLRDSLKPIEKLTAAAELIAEGRLEEAKRHVSSIDYPYRDDEIGKLLTAFEAISMDVISTLNDVIARLQDMAEGRLNYTLNENARGDLQNIILALKETSARMRALIGNIREIGLQLDKQADNLAKIAENVRHSMDQVSEVIGQVSIEAQREQENINEITEGMRVVSSITEETVDTMNEFEGAVQDVVRIAEEGRNKGELALRDVESIKRSMAFIDEAVRAVSEMSRKIGEITQAISGIAEQTNLLALNAAIEAARAGEAGKGFAVVAQEIRSLAEDSKQAAETIDKIITEMEEKVQKAVEETQKGVDTVSRSTQGLQESLGYLGYIAEMISTVGSRVSEVKEQAERTRLEVEKALKALENLAASAEETTASTEEVNSAMQEQRAEIETLAEEARKLREIARSLRRNVEQFQL; encoded by the coding sequence TTGGAGAGCGAGAGGTACTCAATGGAGATTGATGGGACCTTCTACGCCCTTAGCATGCTCTCGAATTCCTACGCCAAGTCCATAGCGAAGGAATATTCAGTTGATCTGTACATCCCGGGGTACACTGAGAGTCCAACGTTCTGGAACTACGTTGAAAAGGTTCTCAAGGATCTTAAAAATTCTGATGACAGAATATTAAACGTCTACTATGCAGATTACAGGGGGAGGTTGGAAATAATTCCTCCAGCGAAGCTTCCCGAGGGATTCAACGCAACAAAAACCAGCTGGTACCGGAGGGCTGTAAATGAAGGGCCCTTCTGGATGGTTCCCTACAAGGACACGATAACAAACAGAACAGTCGTCAGCTACATTGTTCCAGTTAAGTACGGAGGAGAAGTGAAGGGAGTTTTCGGGGTTGATATTGATGTTTCCTCCATAGAGAGTGGAATATTAAACGCTAAACTCGGTAAGAGCGGTTATTCATTTGTCGTTAGTTCAAATGGCACCGTCATAATGCATCCAAATAAAAGTCTTGTTGGAAAGCTCAACATTTTTGAGGATCCCTCGTACTCTGCTCTTTCCAAGGCATTAAGAGGGGGCAATAAAGGCGTCTTTGAGGCCACATTGGATGGGAGAGACATGTTAGTTGCGTTTTCTAAGAGCAATGTGTCTGGGTGGATAATAGTCTCCGTCGTACCGAAGGAGGAAATGATGGCCTCCCTGCTAAACGCCTTGGAAAAGGCCAGAGGGGAGGCTTCGAAAAGTCTTCTCCTGGGCCTCCTCATGTCGTTGGCAGTTGGAATACTCTTGGCCATCTTTAGCATCAAGTATCTGCGTGACTCCCTCAAGCCTATAGAGAAGCTCACTGCCGCCGCGGAGCTGATTGCGGAGGGCAGGCTTGAGGAAGCAAAGCGCCACGTCTCATCCATTGACTATCCATACAGGGATGATGAGATAGGGAAGCTCCTCACGGCCTTTGAGGCAATATCTATGGATGTTATAAGCACGCTGAACGACGTCATAGCCCGCCTCCAGGACATGGCGGAGGGCAGGCTGAACTACACCCTCAATGAAAACGCACGCGGCGACCTCCAGAACATAATTCTCGCGCTTAAGGAGACATCCGCAAGGATGAGAGCTCTCATCGGCAACATCAGAGAAATCGGACTCCAGCTGGACAAACAGGCCGATAACCTCGCGAAAATCGCCGAGAACGTCAGGCATTCGATGGACCAGGTGAGTGAGGTCATAGGGCAGGTGAGTATTGAAGCCCAGAGGGAGCAGGAGAACATCAATGAGATAACGGAAGGCATGCGCGTAGTCTCCTCTATAACTGAGGAGACCGTGGATACCATGAATGAATTTGAAGGTGCAGTCCAGGACGTCGTTAGAATAGCGGAGGAGGGCAGAAACAAGGGCGAACTGGCCCTCAGGGATGTTGAGAGCATAAAGCGTTCTATGGCCTTCATAGACGAGGCCGTTAGGGCCGTCAGTGAGATGAGCCGGAAGATTGGAGAGATAACGCAGGCCATCAGTGGGATCGCAGAACAGACCAATCTGCTGGCCCTCAACGCGGCTATCGAGGCCGCTCGTGCGGGTGAGGCTGGTAAGGGATTTGCGGTCGTCGCACAAGAGATACGAAGCCTGGCAGAGGACAGCAAGCAGGCAGCCGAGACTATAGACAAGATAATCACTGAAATGGAAGAGAAAGTCCAGAAGGCAGTTGAAGAGACTCAAAAAGGAGTTGACACCGTATCGAGATCAACGCAGGGACTCCAAGAAAGCCTTGGATACCTGGGTTATATTGCTGAGATGATAAGCACCGTTGGCTCAAGGGTCTCTGAAGTTAAGGAACAGGCCGAGAGGACCAGGCTTGAGGTTGAAAAAGCCCTTAAAGCGCTGGAAAACCTCGCCGCCAGTGCTGAGGAAACGACAGCAAGTACCGAGGAGGTAAACTCCGCCATGCAGGAGCAACGGGCTGAGATAGAGACTCTGGCCGAAGAAGCCAGGAAACTTCGTGAGATAGCCAGGAGTCTCCGCAGGAACGTTGAGCAGTTCCAGCTCTGA
- a CDS encoding type II toxin-antitoxin system VapC family toxin has product MKGRRVYLDSSAILKRYLNDEYSETVEEIFKSAYRGETKLAFSFWNIGEVLGIFDKRLRRGTLNPEDYQFIKTAFLAEVKRFTRLGVLEIVPVHSLLLADTWKLIEKYHIYQADALQIVSAKRVNASEFYTSDKRLHNAALNEGLNSKLLGGE; this is encoded by the coding sequence ATGAAAGGGAGAAGAGTCTACTTGGACAGTAGTGCCATCCTGAAGAGGTATCTAAACGATGAGTACAGCGAGACCGTAGAGGAAATTTTCAAGTCAGCCTACAGGGGAGAGACAAAGCTCGCCTTCAGCTTCTGGAACATTGGGGAAGTCCTTGGAATCTTCGACAAGAGACTTAGGCGTGGCACCCTAAATCCCGAGGATTACCAGTTCATCAAAACTGCCTTTCTTGCGGAAGTGAAGCGCTTTACCCGGCTGGGAGTCCTTGAGATAGTTCCCGTTCACTCACTCCTTCTGGCCGACACGTGGAAGCTAATCGAGAAGTACCACATCTACCAGGCAGACGCCCTACAGATAGTCTCCGCAAAGCGCGTTAATGCTTCAGAATTTTACACTTCAGACAAGAGGCTCCACAATGCGGCCCTAAACGAGGGTCTGAACTCAAAACTCCTCGGAGGTGAGTGA
- a CDS encoding ABC transporter permease gives MRLKALAAIAPALAFLIAFFYAPMVSILSLGVWENGPTLEYLRAVLSNEYHRNVVLFTISQALASTVLTVLIGLPGAYIFANYDFPGKRLIRAVLTVPFVMPGIMVALGFVLLFGRDGLIAGLIGRDPGIIYSWKAILLAHSFYNFPIVVRMVSALWQRVNPHYEEMAEALGAKGFTLFRKVTLPLISPAIFASAMLTFVFCFLSFSVPLILGGYQYVTIEVDIFSTIVTLLDFRTGAALAIIQLSLSVVFMYLYLKALEAYSKREEQRIMRKPKRLTISSLLSLKGLGIALYSLFVVILILAPLGAVVYDSLRFNETWSLEWYRRVFSTEYNPMFGTSTLGAIKNSLLFGFATVFLSTLVGLPIAYFLNRWKFRGKVLLDALAMLPLASSPITIGFAYVKFFSTTPLYYTLWIIVIAHTVIAYPFVLRSVSTALRKIKPNLREAALSLGAGEWKAFLRVELPLAAGGLVVGAIFAFAMSIAELGATYMLATPEYTTMTIAIYKFLGARQFGSASALSVLLMAVSALGFIIIERTGEEVW, from the coding sequence ATGAGACTAAAAGCGCTCGCGGCCATCGCACCAGCACTGGCCTTTCTCATTGCCTTTTTCTACGCCCCGATGGTCAGCATCCTCAGTCTTGGAGTCTGGGAAAACGGGCCAACCCTGGAGTATCTCAGGGCTGTCCTGAGCAACGAGTACCACAGAAACGTTGTCCTCTTCACGATTTCCCAGGCTTTAGCGTCTACGGTTTTAACCGTACTAATCGGCCTTCCCGGTGCGTACATCTTTGCCAACTACGATTTTCCTGGAAAAAGACTGATAAGGGCCGTTTTGACGGTCCCGTTCGTGATGCCCGGTATTATGGTGGCGCTCGGCTTCGTCCTCCTCTTCGGGAGGGACGGCCTCATTGCCGGACTGATAGGGCGCGACCCGGGCATAATCTACTCCTGGAAGGCCATCCTTCTGGCCCACTCCTTCTACAACTTCCCGATCGTCGTCAGGATGGTCTCCGCGCTCTGGCAGAGGGTCAACCCCCACTACGAGGAGATGGCCGAAGCTCTCGGGGCGAAGGGGTTCACGCTCTTCCGAAAGGTCACACTGCCGCTCATCTCACCGGCCATCTTCGCTTCAGCTATGCTGACCTTCGTGTTCTGCTTCCTCAGCTTCTCCGTACCTCTCATCCTCGGCGGCTACCAGTACGTGACGATCGAGGTGGATATATTCTCGACGATAGTTACCCTCCTAGACTTCAGGACAGGGGCGGCTCTTGCAATAATCCAGCTCTCCCTTTCGGTGGTCTTCATGTACCTCTACCTGAAGGCGCTTGAGGCGTATTCGAAGAGAGAGGAGCAGAGGATAATGCGAAAACCTAAGAGGCTCACAATCAGCTCCCTCTTAAGCCTCAAGGGACTCGGAATAGCTCTTTACTCTCTCTTTGTCGTGATATTAATCTTGGCACCGCTTGGAGCTGTCGTCTATGACTCCCTGCGCTTCAACGAGACGTGGAGCCTTGAGTGGTACAGACGGGTCTTCTCCACCGAGTACAATCCGATGTTCGGAACTTCAACCCTTGGAGCGATAAAGAACTCTCTGCTCTTCGGCTTTGCAACGGTGTTCCTCTCAACGCTGGTCGGCCTGCCGATAGCGTACTTCCTCAACCGCTGGAAGTTCAGGGGAAAAGTCCTGCTCGATGCCCTCGCAATGCTCCCGCTGGCCAGCTCGCCGATAACCATCGGCTTTGCCTACGTGAAGTTCTTCAGCACGACACCACTATACTATACCCTTTGGATAATCGTGATAGCGCACACCGTCATAGCGTATCCCTTCGTCCTGCGCTCCGTTTCAACTGCCCTGAGGAAGATAAAGCCGAATCTGAGGGAAGCGGCGCTCAGCCTCGGTGCTGGAGAGTGGAAAGCCTTCCTGAGAGTTGAACTACCACTGGCCGCGGGGGGATTGGTGGTTGGGGCGATATTCGCCTTCGCGATGAGCATTGCGGAGCTTGGGGCAACCTACATGCTCGCGACTCCCGAATACACCACGATGACCATAGCGATATACAAGTTCCTCGGTGCGAGGCAGTTCGGGAGCGCTTCGGCGCTGTCCGTTCTCCTCATGGCGGTCTCGGCTCTCGGCTTTATAATCATCGAGAGAACAGGTGAAGAAGTATGGTGA